Proteins encoded within one genomic window of Haematobia irritans isolate KBUSLIRL chromosome 5, ASM5000362v1, whole genome shotgun sequence:
- the LOC142240766 gene encoding uncharacterized protein LOC142240766, with protein MFSQKLITFIFSILLAFLAITLLVHSGDCKPQFRIIPIDHGTINGPSGRFQRTVDMAVAPTTSPVEVADEIPVHENIDEPPRPVQRTAHFG; from the exons ATGTTCTCTCAAAAATTGATCACTTTTATTTTCTCTATCTTATTGGCTTTTCTGGCCATTACCCTTTTAGTTCATAGTGGCGATTGTAAACCACAATTCAGGATAATTCCTATTGATCATGGTACaattaatggtcccagtggg cgtTTCCAACGTACAGTGGATATGGCTGTAGCCCCAACCACATCTCCTGTTGAAGTAGCTGATGAAATTCCTGTCCATGAAAATATTGATGAACCTCCACGTCCTGTTCAACGTACTGCTCACTTTggttaa